Genomic DNA from Pistricoccus aurantiacus:
GAGACGCTGGAGTTCGATCAGGTATTGCTCGTCGCCGATAACGACGACATCAAGGTGGGCGCCCCCCTGGTCGATGGTGCCAAGGTATCCGCGGAGATCGTTTCCCACGGTCGCGGCGACAAGGTGACGATCCTCAAGTTCCGCCGTCGCAAGCACCACATGAAGCGTCAGGGCCACCGCCAATGGTACACTGAAGTCAAGATTACCGGGATTTCCGCGTAAGCGGATACCCCTCAACGAGCGAGGAATTTGCAATGGCTCACAAGAAGGCAGCCGGTTCTACCCGTAACGGTCGCGACTCCGAATCCAAGCGTCTAGGCGTCAAGCTGTTCGGCGGCCAGGCAGCGATTCCGGGCAATATCATCGTGCGTCAGCGCGGCACCAAGTTCCATGCCGGTACCGGCGTGGGCGTGGGCAAGGACTACACCTTGTTCGCTCTGAACGAAGGTGTTGTCAAGTTCGAGACCAAAGGCCCGAAGAATCGCAAGTTCGTCAGCATCGTTTCTGCCTGAGCGCACTGACACTTGCAGCAATGATCTACTCGATTTCGAGTAGATGACTGGAAGGAGCTCCGCCATGGCGGGGCTCTTTTCGTATTCATCCTTCGTATTGATGACATGGCGGCGTTTACCGTCGGGAGAATGACAGATGCAATTCGTCGACGAAGCCTCGATCATCGTGGAAGCCGGCCGGGGAGGGAGCGGCTGCATGAGCTTCCGCCGTGAGAAATACGTGCCCAAGGGCGGCCCGGACGGCGGCGATGGCGGACATGGCGGCAGCGTCTATCTGATCGGTGACGACGCCCTGAATACCCTGATCGACTTCAAGTATCAGCGCTTCTACAAGGCCCAGAACGGTCAGCCCGGTCAGGGCCGTCAGATGAGCGGCAAGGGCGGCGACGACCTGCACGTCAAGGTGCCGGTGGGCACCACGGTGATCGACCAGGATACTCTGGAGGTGATCGCCGACGTTACCGAGCCAGGGCAGGTGGTGCTGGTGGCTCAGGCGGGCCGACGCGGCCTGGGCAACATTCACTTCAAGTCCTCGACCAATCGCGCGCCGCGCCGCACCACCCCGGGCACCGAGGGCGAGCGGCGCAACCTGCGCCTGGAAATGAAGGTCATGGCGGACGTGGGTCTGCTGGGCTTGCCTAATGCGGGCAAGTCGACGTTGATTCGCGCCGTCTCCGCCGCCAAGCCCAAGGTGGCGGATTATCCTTTTACGACCCTGGTGCCCAATCTGGGGGTGGTCAAGCTCGGCGCCCACGAGCATTTCGTGATGGCGGACGTGCCCGGCTTGATCGAAGGCGCCTCCGAGGGCGCCGGGCTTGGGCTGCGTTTTCTCAAGCACCTGACCCGCACCCGGCTGCTGCTGCATGTGGTGGATGTGGCCCCTTTCGACGAGTCCGATCCGGTGGCGAGCGTGGAAGCCATCGCCCATGAGCTCGAACGGTTCTCCCCAGCGCTGTCCGAGCGCCCGCGCTGGCTGGTGCTCAACAAGCTCGATCTGCTCGTCCAGGATGAGCGCCGGGCACGAGTCGAGGCAATCGTCGAGGGGCTTGGCTGGACCGGGCCGGTCTTCGAGATCTCCGCCATCAGCGGTGAGGGCACCGAGGCTCTGGTTCAGGCAGTGCACCGCTGGTTGACGGAGCAGCGCCGGCTGGAAAACGAGGACGAGACCGCCGCGGAGGCAGAGCGGGAAATGCGGCGGCGCATGGAGGAGGAGTCCGTGGCCCGGGCGGAGTCGCGGCTGGGACGCAAGCGCAAGTCGGAGGATGATGGCGACGATGACTTTGACGACGATGACTACGATGTCGAGGTCGAGTACGCGCCATGAACGATACCCAGTCACCCGGCCGCGAAGCGCTGATCAACGCTCAGCGGCTGGTGGTGAAGATTGGCAGTGCCCTGTTGACCAACGACGGTCGTGGACTGGACGATGCGGCCATCGGCGAGTGGGTCGATCAGATTGCCGCCCTGCACGCCCGCGGCATTCAGGTGGTGCTGGTGTCTTCCGGCGCGGTGGCGGCGGGGATGGTACGGCTGGGCTGGCGGGTGCGGCCTTCCGCGGTGCACGAGCTGCAGGCGGCGGCGGCGGTGGGCCAGAACAGCCTGACCGAATGCTATGAAGGCCACTTCGCTCGCCACGGACTGCTGACGGCGCAGATCCTGCTGACTCACGACGATCTTTCCAACCGCAAGCGCTACCTCAATGCGCGCTCGGCCCTGCGTACCCTGGTGGGGTTGAGAGTGGTGCCGGTGATCAACGAGAACGACACCGTGGTGACCAACGAGATTCGTTTCGGTGACAACGACACCCTGGGCGCCCTGGTAGCCAATCTGCTCGAGGCGGATGCTCTGGTGATTCTCACGGACCAGGAAGGTCTTTTCGACGCGGACCCGCGCAGCAATCCCCAGGCGCGGCTGCTCAGCGAGGGGCGAGCGGAGGACCCTCGTCTGGCGGCAGTGGCCGGCGGCGGCGGCGCCCTGGGACGCGGCGGTATGGCCACCAAGGTGCGGGCGGCGGCTCTGGCGGCGCGTTCCGGCGCGGTCACCGCCATCGCCAGCGGGCGTCAGCCAAACGTGCTCGCACGATTGATCCAGGGCGAGCGGCTGGGCACCTTGCTGCGGCCGGAGCGCGCGCCCATCGCCGCGCGCAAGCGCTGGCTGGCGGGTCAGCTTCAGGTGCGCGGCAGTCTGGTGCTGGACGCCGGCGCGGTCAAGGTGCTGCGCAAGCGCGGCTCTAGCCTGCTGCCGGTCGGGGTCAAGTCCCTGTCCGGCAGCTTCGTGCGCGGTGATATGGTGGTCTGCATGGACGAGCAGGGCGAGCGCGTCGCCAAGGGACTGGTCAACTACGGCAGCAACGAAGCCAGGCATATTCTCGGCAAGCCCAGCCATCAGATCGCGTCCGTGCTCGGCTATATGGAGGCGCCGGAGCTGATTCATCGGGATAACCTGATCGTGCTGTAAGCAAATGAGCCGACTAGTCAGTGAACGGTGCCTGTGCTAGAATTTGCCATCCTCTCAGACATGGTCCGTATCACCGCTTCGGTGACAGAGGCCGGCCCTGTTGGGAAACACCAGCGGGATCAAATACATATCATTATATTGCCTGTTCTCGAAAAGGGATAAGGCAGCAATTCTCCAAGGAGATAGTGGTGGCGAACAGTAAACAAGCCCGCAAGCGTGCCCGTCAGGCGGAAGAGCGCCGCGCGCTCAAGTCCAGTCAGCGTTCCATGGTGCGCACCTACGTCAAGCGCGTGATCAAGGCGATCAACACCGGCGATCATGCGAAAGCGATGGAAGAGTTCAAGGCCGCTCAGCCGGTCATCGATCGCATCGCTGACAAGGATG
This window encodes:
- the proB gene encoding glutamate 5-kinase, which translates into the protein MNDTQSPGREALINAQRLVVKIGSALLTNDGRGLDDAAIGEWVDQIAALHARGIQVVLVSSGAVAAGMVRLGWRVRPSAVHELQAAAAVGQNSLTECYEGHFARHGLLTAQILLTHDDLSNRKRYLNARSALRTLVGLRVVPVINENDTVVTNEIRFGDNDTLGALVANLLEADALVILTDQEGLFDADPRSNPQARLLSEGRAEDPRLAAVAGGGGALGRGGMATKVRAAALAARSGAVTAIASGRQPNVLARLIQGERLGTLLRPERAPIAARKRWLAGQLQVRGSLVLDAGAVKVLRKRGSSLLPVGVKSLSGSFVRGDMVVCMDEQGERVAKGLVNYGSNEARHILGKPSHQIASVLGYMEAPELIHRDNLIVL
- the rplU gene encoding 50S ribosomal protein L21, giving the protein MYAVIKSGGKQYRVQEGQTLKLEKLEIATGETLEFDQVLLVADNDDIKVGAPLVDGAKVSAEIVSHGRGDKVTILKFRRRKHHMKRQGHRQWYTEVKITGISA
- the cgtA gene encoding Obg family GTPase CgtA, with amino-acid sequence MQFVDEASIIVEAGRGGSGCMSFRREKYVPKGGPDGGDGGHGGSVYLIGDDALNTLIDFKYQRFYKAQNGQPGQGRQMSGKGGDDLHVKVPVGTTVIDQDTLEVIADVTEPGQVVLVAQAGRRGLGNIHFKSSTNRAPRRTTPGTEGERRNLRLEMKVMADVGLLGLPNAGKSTLIRAVSAAKPKVADYPFTTLVPNLGVVKLGAHEHFVMADVPGLIEGASEGAGLGLRFLKHLTRTRLLLHVVDVAPFDESDPVASVEAIAHELERFSPALSERPRWLVLNKLDLLVQDERRARVEAIVEGLGWTGPVFEISAISGEGTEALVQAVHRWLTEQRRLENEDETAAEAEREMRRRMEEESVARAESRLGRKRKSEDDGDDDFDDDDYDVEVEYAP
- the rpmA gene encoding 50S ribosomal protein L27; the encoded protein is MAHKKAAGSTRNGRDSESKRLGVKLFGGQAAIPGNIIVRQRGTKFHAGTGVGVGKDYTLFALNEGVVKFETKGPKNRKFVSIVSA
- the rpsT gene encoding 30S ribosomal protein S20, producing the protein MANSKQARKRARQAEERRALKSSQRSMVRTYVKRVIKAINTGDHAKAMEEFKAAQPVIDRIADKDVLSKKRAARLKSRLNKRVKALAA